A segment of the Ramlibacter agri genome:
GTCAGCGCTGCCCGTGCTGCATGCCGGTGAACAGGTCCTTCAGCTCGCGCGGCTGGCTGCGCCAGTACTGGTGCGGCGCGTACACGTGCGCGCCCAGTTGCGCCGCGGCGTGCCAGGGCCAGCGCGGGTCGTACAGCATGGCGCGCGCCAGCGAGACCGCATCGGCTTCGTTGTTGGCGATGATCGCCTCGGCCTGCTGCGGCTCGGTGATGAGGCCCACGGCCAGGGTCGGCAGGCCCACTTCCGCTTTCACGCGCTGCGCATACGGCACCTGGTAGCCCGGCCCGAGCTTGATCGCCTGCGCCGGCGAAACGCCGCCGGTGGTGACGTGGATGGCCGCGCAGCCGCGCTTCTTGAGTTCCTGCGACAGCGCCACCGTGCCTTCGATGTCCCAGCCGCCCGGCACCCAGTCGGTGGCCGAGATGCGCGCCCACACCGGCCGCTGCGCCGGGAAGGCCGCGCGGATGGCGTCGAACACTTCCAGCGGGAAGCGCATGCGGTTTTCCAGGCTGCCGCCGTACTCGTCCTGCCGGAAATTGGCGAGCGGCGACAGGAACTGGTGCAGCAGGTAGCCGTGCGCGCAATGCAGCTCGATGCCTTCGAAGCCGAGCCGGGCGGCGCGCTGCGCGGTGGCTACGAAATCGTCCTTCACCTTGCGCAGCCCGTCGCGGTCCAGCGCCAGCGGTGGCGCCTCGCTTTCCGCGTGCGGCACCGGGCTGGGGGCCAGCGTCTGCCAGCCGAGCGGCTCGTGGGGACGGATCTGCCGGCCGCCGTCCCAGGGCGCCTGGCTCGAAGCCTTGCGGCCGGCGTGCGAAACCTGGATCGCCATGCGGATCGGCGAGAAGGAACGCACCGCGGCCAGTACGCGCTGCAGCGCGGCTTCGTTCGCATCGGAGTAGAGCCCGAGGTCGTAGGGCGAGATGCGGCCTACCGCCGACACCGCCGTGGCCTCCACGATCAGCAGGCCCGCGCCCGAGATGGCGAGCTGGCCCAGGTGCATCAAGTGCCAGTCGCCCGCCGAGCCGTCCTCGGCCGAGTACTGGCACATGGGGGCGATGACGATGCGGTTGGCGAGCCGCAGCTCGCCGAGGGAAAGGGGCTCGAACAGCCGGCTCATGGCAAGGGTCTCCCGGGAAGACGCCAAGGCTATCCGATTGCGGCCGCGCGTGCTGCGCACTAAGCTGCGCGCCAGGGCAGTGGAGGGGGGAGCAACAGCACCTCGAGGAGCTGACATGAAGCATTCGCTGATCGCGCTCGTTTGCGCTTCTGCCCTCAGCTGGCCGCTTGCCGCCACAGGCGCGGGCGGCGGCGGGGGCGGAGGAGGCGGGGCCGGTGGCGGGGACGAGGAAACGACGTCCCTGCGCAGCCGCGACCCCGACTACTCCGCCGCCATGGCCGCGGTGAAGACGCAGGACTGGCAGCAGGTCGTGGCCCGCATGGGCGCTTACACCCAGCGGCAGCCCGGCGACGCCGACGGCTGGAACGAGCTGGGCCACGCGCATCGGCAGATGGGCAACATGCAGCCGGCGCTGGCCGCCTACGACAAGGCCCTGAAGATCAACCCCAAGCATCGCGGCGTGCACGAGTACCTGGGCGAGGCCTACCTGCAGATGGGCGACGTGCCGAAGGCGGAGCAGGAACTGAAGGCGCTCGACAAGCTGTGCTTCTTCGGCTGCGAGGAGTACTCGGACCTGAAGAAGAGCATCGACTCCTACAAGAAGGGCAAGCAGGCGAAAGCCAGCTGATCACGCGGCCGCGCGCGCCTTCGCCTGCATCTGCCGCGCGGTCTGCATCACCGCGGCGCGCAGCGACACCACGGCCGGCTGTTGCTCCAGCTGCTTCAAGGTGAAGAAGCTCACCGGCGGCAGCATCCAGCCGAGCCGGTAGGGCAGGGCGGCGACGACGCCGCCCTGCGCCATCTCGGCCACCACGTCGCGCGCGAGGATGCACACCGCGTTGGCTTCGGTGCGCAACACCGTTTCGATGCTGCGCATCGACGTCGTCTCCAGCAGCGGCTGCGGCGGCTGCACGCCGGCGCCCACGAACACTGCGTTGTAGGTGCGGCGCATGGGCGTGTTGGGTGGCGGCAGGATCCAGTCCAGCTGCGCAAGCCGCGCCCAGTCCAGCGGCCCGCGCGAAAGCCGCTTCACGCTGGCGGCCGCCACCATCAGGCAGGGCTCCTGCTCGTAGAAGGCCTGCTGCACGACGCCGGTCACCGGCCCGTCGTAGGAGCGGCCGATGGCGCAATCGAGCTCGCCCGCCATCAGCGCCGCCACCAGTTCGTCGGTGACGCCTTCGCGTGTCATCACCGCCGTGCGCGGCGTGCCCTGCAGCAGGTGCGTGAGCGCGGTGGACAGCAGCTGCTGCGGCACCCATTGCGTCAGCCCCAGGCGCAGCCGCCCGCTGCGGCCCGAGCCGATGGAGGTGAGAACCTGCGCCGTGGCTTCCAGTTCGGCCAGCCAGCGGCGCGCGTATTCGAGCACCGCGTCGCCCGCGGGCGTGGGCAGCAGCCCGCGGCTGGTGCGCTCGAACAGCGGCGCGTCGAAGATGTCCTCCACCTCGTGCAGCGCCTTGGTGATGGCGGGCTGGCTCAATCGCATCTCCGCCGCCACGCGGCCCAGCGTGCGGTGGCGGTCGACGGCTTGCAGCAGCGCGAGCTGGCGCAGCTTCAGGCGCGTGAGCAGCGCGTGTTGCAGCACGGCGGCGGGGTCGCGGGCGGTGGCCAAGGGCATAACTCCGGGGTTATGGGGCCATCAGAATTTACTGCATTTCGGTGAATTGCGCGTCCTAGACTTTTCCCATGGATCCGAGCAACACACCGAGCGCCATCACGGCGGACTTCCTGGACGCGCTGGCCGAGGCCCGCAGCGCCGAGGAGGCCCTGCGGCGTGTCGATGCGCGGCGCTTGCAGATCGCACCGGGCAGCACCTTCAGCATCCAGCAGAACGTGACGACCGCGCGCGACGGGGCCGGCCAGGTGCTGCTGCGCCGCTTCTATACGTCGGCGGCCGCGAGCTTTCCCGTCAACGGCACCAAGCGAAAGCTGCTGACGCCGTGGACCGAATGCCTGTTCCTGCGGGGCGGCGTGTTCGTGGGCGAAGGGGAGCAGGTGCTGGCGCAGACCTTCGACGACTTCGAACAGATGCGTGCCCACGAGTTGCGCAGCGTGGTCAACGTGCCCTTGCTGCAGGGCAATCTCTGCTACGCCACATTCAACGTCTTCGGCACCCGGGCGCGCTGGTCGCCGCAGGAGGTGCTGGGCATCCGCCTGCTGGCGCTGGCCGCCGCGCGCTGGGTGCCGGCCATGCCCGGCCTCGCTTATCGCTTCGAGCGCGCGGCCGCCGTCTGAAAGGGAAAGCCATGCCCGTGAGCGCCTTGCACCATTACACCATCCGCTGCACGCCGGAGGAACTGCCGCCGCTGCTGGACTTCTATACCCGCGTGCTGGGTCTGCGCGCGGGCGAGCGCCCGGTGATGCCGGCGCCCGGCTACTGGCTCTATGCCACCGACCAGCCCATCGTGCACCTCTACGCTTCGCTGCCGCGGCGGCAGGCGGCCGTGGAACCGCCCACCGGTCCGCTGGACCACATCTCCTTCCGCTCGCAAGGCCTGCACGAGATGCGCGGGCACCTGCAAGCGCAAGGCGTCGCGTTCAGCGAAGCGCCGGTCCCCGGCTGGCCGCTGCACCAGGTGTTCCTGCACGACCCCCAGGGCCTGCGCATCGAGATGACCTTCTTCCTCGACGAGGAGGGCGCGTGAGCGAAGTCGTGCAGGCCGGCGACGTGCGTGTCGCGTTCGAGCGCACGGGCGACGGGCCACCGCTGCTGCTGATACACGGCGCCGAGGCCTCACGCCAGATGTTCGCTGCGCTCGTGCCGCAGCTGGCGCCGCACTTCACCGTGATCGCCTACGACCAGCGCGATTGCGGCGACACCGAAGGGCCGGAGCAGCCGGCGAGCCTGGCGGACCTGGCCCAGGATGCGCACCGCTTCATCAAGGCGCTGGGCTTCAAGCGCACGCACGTGTTCGGCTCCTCGTTCGGCGGCCGGGTCGCGCAGGCGCTGGCCTTGCTGTACCCGCAATCGGTGGACCGGCTGGTGCTGGGCAGCACCTGGCCGGTGCCGCGCTCGTACGAGGAACTGTGCCCCGACGCCGGCCGCCTCGGGCAGCTGCGCCGCGGCCTGCCTGGCACGGCGGACGAACTGGCCGGCTGGTTCTTCCCCGAAGCCTTCCTGCAGCAAAGGCCGGAACTGCGCCGCGTGTTCGCCAACGTGCGGCCCGGGTCGGCGCGATCCGAAAGGCGTGCCGCGACCGTGCAGAGCACGCTGGAAAACGGCGTGGCCGACATCGTCGCGCCCACGCTGGTGCTGGCCGGCGAACTCGATCGCGTGGTGCCGGCCAGCGTGACGCTTGCGATGGCGCACCGCATCCGCGGCGCCGATGCGGTGCTGCTGCCTGCCGTCGGCCATGTGACCGCGATGCAGGCCCCCGAGGTGCTGGCGCAGCACATCGTCCGCTTCCTGAACCACTGAGGAGTCAAGTCATGGGCGCGAAGGAGTACATCCGCATCGAAGGCCTGTCCAAGCACTTCGGCGATGGTGGAGAAGGCGTTCGGGCGCTGCAGGACATCGACTGCAGCATCGAGCAGGGCAGCTTCGTCACCATCGTCGGCCCGAGCGGCTGCGGCAAGAGCACGCTGCTGCGCATCCTGGCCGGCCTGCTCGATTACGAGACTGGCCGCGTCGTTCTCGACGGCCAGCCGATCCATGGCACCCGGCGCGACGTCGGCGTGGTGTTCCAGAGCTCGATCCTCCTGCCCTGGCGCA
Coding sequences within it:
- a CDS encoding alpha/beta fold hydrolase; the encoded protein is MSEVVQAGDVRVAFERTGDGPPLLLIHGAEASRQMFAALVPQLAPHFTVIAYDQRDCGDTEGPEQPASLADLAQDAHRFIKALGFKRTHVFGSSFGGRVAQALALLYPQSVDRLVLGSTWPVPRSYEELCPDAGRLGQLRRGLPGTADELAGWFFPEAFLQQRPELRRVFANVRPGSARSERRAATVQSTLENGVADIVAPTLVLAGELDRVVPASVTLAMAHRIRGADAVLLPAVGHVTAMQAPEVLAQHIVRFLNH
- a CDS encoding NADH:flavin oxidoreductase/NADH oxidase, translated to MSRLFEPLSLGELRLANRIVIAPMCQYSAEDGSAGDWHLMHLGQLAISGAGLLIVEATAVSAVGRISPYDLGLYSDANEAALQRVLAAVRSFSPIRMAIQVSHAGRKASSQAPWDGGRQIRPHEPLGWQTLAPSPVPHAESEAPPLALDRDGLRKVKDDFVATAQRAARLGFEGIELHCAHGYLLHQFLSPLANFRQDEYGGSLENRMRFPLEVFDAIRAAFPAQRPVWARISATDWVPGGWDIEGTVALSQELKKRGCAAIHVTTGGVSPAQAIKLGPGYQVPYAQRVKAEVGLPTLAVGLITEPQQAEAIIANNEADAVSLARAMLYDPRWPWHAAAQLGAHVYAPHQYWRSQPRELKDLFTGMQHGQR
- a CDS encoding GAF domain-containing protein, which translates into the protein MDPSNTPSAITADFLDALAEARSAEEALRRVDARRLQIAPGSTFSIQQNVTTARDGAGQVLLRRFYTSAAASFPVNGTKRKLLTPWTECLFLRGGVFVGEGEQVLAQTFDDFEQMRAHELRSVVNVPLLQGNLCYATFNVFGTRARWSPQEVLGIRLLALAAARWVPAMPGLAYRFERAAAV
- a CDS encoding VOC family protein, translating into MPVSALHHYTIRCTPEELPPLLDFYTRVLGLRAGERPVMPAPGYWLYATDQPIVHLYASLPRRQAAVEPPTGPLDHISFRSQGLHEMRGHLQAQGVAFSEAPVPGWPLHQVFLHDPQGLRIEMTFFLDEEGA
- a CDS encoding tetratricopeptide repeat protein, which produces MKHSLIALVCASALSWPLAATGAGGGGGGGGGAGGGDEETTSLRSRDPDYSAAMAAVKTQDWQQVVARMGAYTQRQPGDADGWNELGHAHRQMGNMQPALAAYDKALKINPKHRGVHEYLGEAYLQMGDVPKAEQELKALDKLCFFGCEEYSDLKKSIDSYKKGKQAKAS
- a CDS encoding LysR family transcriptional regulator translates to MATARDPAAVLQHALLTRLKLRQLALLQAVDRHRTLGRVAAEMRLSQPAITKALHEVEDIFDAPLFERTSRGLLPTPAGDAVLEYARRWLAELEATAQVLTSIGSGRSGRLRLGLTQWVPQQLLSTALTHLLQGTPRTAVMTREGVTDELVAALMAGELDCAIGRSYDGPVTGVVQQAFYEQEPCLMVAAASVKRLSRGPLDWARLAQLDWILPPPNTPMRRTYNAVFVGAGVQPPQPLLETTSMRSIETVLRTEANAVCILARDVVAEMAQGGVVAALPYRLGWMLPPVSFFTLKQLEQQPAVVSLRAAVMQTARQMQAKARAAA